CCAGGCGGGTCCAGGGCTTCGGAGGGTCGATCTGGGACCGGTCCGTTGCGGCCAAGGCAACAATACTGGAGATTGTCACCCGGCTCAGTGGCTCGCAGCTAAGCAGGGTGGACATCAGGATCAGTGGAGCCCAGGTCACGGAGGGAGGGCGCGTTCAATGACGCAGGATCAGGAAACACAGAATGTGAACGCAGTGGATTCCGGAGCCAGTCCGGTTGCCGGGGAAGACCCGGAGATGGCCCGCATCCTGCGCCGTGAAACGCACTCATCCCGCGCCGGAGCAGCCACCATCGCGGCAGTGCTGGTCATTGTCCTATGCGTCTACGCTTTGCTCGAATCCGGTGTCCGTGCCGTTGGACAGCCTCCGTGGTTGATCGATCCCAGCACGGCGGCGGAACGTGTCATCGCCCTTCCGGCAGGCATCTCGCCGTTGCTGCTGGGCGCAAGTGGTGCTGTGATTGCCATGGTCGGGTTGTTTTTCCTCCTCCACGCCGTCCTGCCGGGCCGTCGGGCCCGCCATCTGCTTCGCGACCCCCGCACCGCCGTCGTCGTCGATGACGAGGTCCTGGCCTCGGCGCTGGCCCGCAGGGCCCGGACTGCCGCGAATGTCACGCAGGAACAGGTCATGGTGGTGGTGTCCCGGCAGTTGGTCGTGGTCAACGTGAGGCCTACTTCGGGGAGCCGCGTGAGCGAAGAGGCTGTGCGGTCCGCGGTCCAGGCTGAACTTGAGGAAATGTCGCCTGTACCGATGCCTTCGGTGCGGGTCAATCTGGCGTCGTCGGGGGTGATCGGGGCGTGAACGGAACACCG
This Paenarthrobacter sp. GOM3 DNA region includes the following protein-coding sequences:
- a CDS encoding DUF6286 domain-containing protein gives rise to the protein MTQDQETQNVNAVDSGASPVAGEDPEMARILRRETHSSRAGAATIAAVLVIVLCVYALLESGVRAVGQPPWLIDPSTAAERVIALPAGISPLLLGASGAVIAMVGLFFLLHAVLPGRRARHLLRDPRTAVVVDDEVLASALARRARTAANVTQEQVMVVVSRQLVVVNVRPTSGSRVSEEAVRSAVQAELEEMSPVPMPSVRVNLASSGVIGA